CGTATGACGCGATGACAGTCGATCTTTCTCTATTCGATGAATCTACCGTCGTAGAAAATGTAcctttaaattatgtattttatgTACAGATATTATAAAGTGCAGTATATTGCTCCGAGTTAGCGAGCTCAAACTTCAAAAATTTGAGCTCGATCgaacgttttttttatattttgttttttagttaAAGTCATTTTTTCAACGTTTCAAAGAGAGAAATTTCAAATAcgatggaaaaaaattaccaaaaaGATTGCCAAAAGAGTGACAAAAAGCAACGTGAAAGACGggttctaaaaaaaaaaacaaacaaaaaaagaaataactaACATTTCAAAAGCATTAAAGCCTCAAGCCAAAAGGAAAACTTATTTCAATGCCTATGGTTTCGATTTTCGTTGCACACATTGACTTCCTTGAAACATATTACTCGATTTTGATGTAAACATTTACAATAATCAAAAACACGATTTTATTACAGATGAATATGTTATAATTACTGCTTAAAACGAGTTTTTATTCGGTTACAgtgattctttttttaagaTCTCTCGTAGCttcgaaaaatatttataaaaataaatactttgaAAGTTCACTTCATTTCACTACAGTATATATtgatatatataatatataatattcataataaataagtaataaatcaaataaataaataatttgtatgttcattattttataGCTTCGCATTTAATCTTTCATTAATATAGTAATTACGTTAAATACGGCCATCTTTTATCGTTGCGAGTTGATTTTGCCGTATtcatcttttttctctccttctctcttttcaCTTTGtcactttttattttctttatactttcctttcataaaaaaataggcATGTGACATGCAATTTCGAGTAGTACGAGTAACACTTGCCAGATTATTCCCTCCTCTTTGCAAAAAATCTATTTCGTTCAACTTCATTATTTCGCTGCAGTGTTTGCGAACACGGCTATCGCAAAGTTAGAAATGCTTGCGCGAAAGTTATTACATataaaattcatgatttttcgcGACAATGATTGCTTTCATCTTCGTTTTGTCCTCTCAcgacgattaaaaaaaataataataataaaatactcatCATTACCATCATCGTCGAAAATATAGGATATGGCAAAATACTCTGTATTTGGCATACGAATCACTTTAGCGTGTAAATTCCACCCAATTGATTCGTTTTAAAAAGCTCATTAAATTCTAGTTGATTACGTGTGGACGTTAAATTCATTTTGTCATTCGGATATGATTTCGATATCGTATAGTCTCTTTAAGTTTCTCCGTGATAAACAAAATAAGACTTTGATCTATTGTCTATATTACCGAAAAGACTATAAGAgtatataaaatgtataaatcgctaaaaaaaattttgatttaaaaaatcttcgtGTATGCTTGATCATATAAAAAACCGATTGATTTGATTCCCCACGGTTGTACTGCTATTGTGCGTTTATCGTCTTAGGTATCcttgtatacatttttttctccgccAATATGTAAACAGTTTTCTCTCCCtgcttttttttgtatatatttaagTACTCGGATCGCACTTGCATCGTATCGCAATTATATCCGTGACTGTTAGCGGCGATGCGAGCAGAGAAAATCGGTCGCATGTGCTGACGAATCGCGCTTGAGAGATCCTaaaatgtgtgtatgtacgtatttACTTATATTATCTTGCTTTGCGATCATATTTGTTTGCGTgtgttttatgatttttaactTCTGTTTTTGTTTACGTTCGTTTTCGCTGAGCTTATAAATCCGACTCGCCATAAAGAGCGGTCGAGAACGAGCGGTAGTCGAGGGCACCCGCTATGGCACTTGGTCCCTTGTACGGCGGCATTCGCAGTATGCAGTATTCGGCCTGGTCGGGCGGCAGTTCTCTCCTCAACTCGTCGGCCAGAATGTATGGCTGCGTAGTAAGTAAAATATGAtcaatacaataaaataatcaaataaataaatggtAATAAGCAAACCATAAAAATGACAATCAAGTTCATATACCTTGTCGCCAGCCAGAATGCGGAAGCTGTCAATGACCTGCTCGGCGGTGTCAGTGTCTGTCGACTCTCGAGTCATAAAGTCGAGGAAAGCATCGAACTGCACGTAGCCGGAATTGTTGGGGTCGACAATGGCAAGTATGCGCTGGAAGTCGATATCGCCTTGCCTGTCCTTGCCGATCGAGTAACCGAGCGACACCAGGCATGATTTGAACTCTTCGGGTGACAGACGTCCCGTTCGGTTCTTGTCAAAGTGGTTAAAGCTACTACGGAATTCGCTTAGTTGCTCTTGCGTGATACCctggaataaaaaaattatttaattttactgaAACTCAGTACTGATATTTCGACTATTGAAGCAAAAACTTTCTGGCTcagaaaataattgaaatgttCTCTCACCAGAATCTCGGTATCATAAATAAACGCGACAAAGCCAAGCTGTTACAAAATAACCTAAATACGTGCCCGCACGCACGCACAAAAATCGTATATAAACTGTCGAATAGGAAGACTAGTTTCTGGAGAGCATCCAATTTTCTCGATTTTCGAAACACAGTCCACATTACCTTGGAGTCACGCGTGAGGATCTGGTTCTCGACCTCGTTGATGTTGCGGTTAATGGAAGTAAGCAGTTGTTCCCAGCCGACGCGCAGTGTTTCCATGGTGTACTGAGTGTAGCGGTTCTCGAAGATCATACCTTCTTGTACAGCCTGGTGGATCTTCTCCAGCTCTTCAAGATGGGCCTTATACGCGTAGACCGCTTGTTCGTACTCCTTTAGCCGGTGCAGCTGATCCTCCAGTGTACCCTGTACAgcgttaaaaaatgttagCTCGTAACATTTCGCAATGTTTCGTTCAATGGATAAAGAAGTTTGTATAAGTCAAGAATTTTTATTCACTTGTAATCCAAGACCGATGGCAGTAACTGCATCCAGTTGTCGTTCAATCCATGGTCCAACTGCGTTTGCCTTCTCAGCGAACTGTCTACGGAGTAGCTCATTGTCTGTTTAACGAGTTAAGGAAATATCCGGCTAACTTGCAAATACACATTGAACAAAGACTGCTAAAAGTAATATTTTGATCTTTCATTGAAATGTAAAGGATACTTTGTTGTTTGCGTAACTCTGCAGCCAAAGTGCCGTCACGCTGTGGCACCAATTGTCTGACGTCGCTCCATTTCTTGGTAAGGTCCTATAAGATTTCATCAACAACATGTAAATCTCGTCTTATCAATGAactcaaattttatttgtccGTAAAATTAGACATACCAAAGCAGTAAGAGTAGTGTAGGGATTCTCCAGTCCTCCAGGGATTTGGAACTGCTTAACAATGGACTCAACCTCGCGAACCAGGCCGACGATGGAATTGTATTCTTTGTCGGCTTCGCCGAGGGTAGCCTTGAAAGCAGAATGGGCGTCCATAAGACCCTGGATCTCTTCCATCGTGTGGACTATGAACATGTCCACGAGATCCTCCCGTGTTCCGTCCAACCAGTTGTTGAATGGCTACGAGATAAATCAtcgaaaatcatcaaaatttttactgaATTCATGAGTATTAATGAGAAATTAGAAAGATCATATAAGAAAAATGACTTACAGCGGCTCGCTTGGCAAACTCCAAATGAAGAACGTCGATCTTTTCTAGAATGCGCTCGGCTTCGTCGAGAGCTTGACGCCTGCGTTGGGTCAAGGTTCCAAGACGGTCCCACTGGTCGCAGATTCTCTGGCATCTCGCGTTTACGGAAGCACTGTCGTGGTACTCCAGAGTGCTACAAATATCGAGAATTTGCATTATAATACAACAATAACGCTGTCGGTAAAAAAGAGTATCTGTAAGTTGGCGACTCACTTGAGTTCTTGAGCAATGGCTGCGATCTGCTCAACACGATCCTGGTGTGCGGCAAGATCGGATTCAAAGGCCTcgtgtttcttttttagagctttaagCTCGTTGAGCTTGCACTGTCTGAAGTGCTGGGAGGTGAGCATCTCCTCTTTACCGGCAGTCCAGTCCTCGTGGGCGTCGGCCTTGTGTTTGAATTTCTGAGCCAAATGTTCAAGACGTTCGAGTCTCATCATCTCCGAGAGTAGCCAGTCCTCGAAAGCCTTCTCGGCAGTTTCGAGACCCTTCCAGGCCTTGTTAATGTCCGAGACCATCTTACCCTCAGTCGGCATATAGGCTGGTCGGTTGCTCAGCCTCAATTTGGTCTGGAGAGTATTGAAGTTCGTTTCGAGCTTGGCTTTCTGCTCAACACGTGGAGGCTTGTGCTTGCGCCTGTAGGTACGGTATTCCTCGAGCTTTTTCTGGCAACCGGCGAGAGAGTTGTCAGTTTGACGGCTGTTCAGCCACGGCATCGTGCGCCTGATCCATTCTAGCAAGTCGGAAGCGAGACGCTCGTACTCCTCCATGAGACGCTCGTTCTCCTGGTTCACTTTCAGCACCTTGCAGATTCTGTTGGCTGCTGTCTCAGCCTGAGTTAAGAAAGTTCGAATGTTAGTGTTGGGACGAATTAGATTAGATTTTGTAGTGAATGTTGGCGTTCCTTTTTACCGACGTAGTATTGAGTAGTAGCATACGATAAAAAGTGCGAACATTTACCGCAAACgttttgaattattcaaaaagaAGTTACCAAGTTGTCTACCATATGTGACTATAATAGAACGTTTACTAGTTATGAATTTACAGCGCTGCATTTGCATAGACTATAAGCTTAAGGTCAATAACTTGAAACATTTGAATTCTCGAATAACTCAATCTATCAACATTAGCATCTTCTTTTTATGATTTAGTATCTCATTAGCATAAAGAGAAAACCAAACGTTGAGAGGATGTCAAAAAGGATGAATTAgttagaacaaaaaaaaaagaaagaaattcaCACACCTTTTGAGCACCACTGAAACAGTGATAATACGACGACACGTACGTCATAACGGCTCGCTCGTCGGGCATAGCTGTGTTACGCATGTCTAGAAAAACACAGTCAGAACAAAAACTCAAACCCATGCATTGGTTAGCGCATACCATAGTCGTTGCGTATTTCGATATGCTTAGTTTTAACAGTAAATGTCAAAGAAAAAAGACGTTCTCTTTGTTATTTCGTGATTGATAAGTCAGTCGTCACAGAACTTTTGGATGTCCGAGGAAATTAGGAAAAGTTGCTATTGCACAATTTAGCAGTATTTAGTGCGAACACTGCTAAATACATAATAGCACGTTTGAGGAAAAATCTTAGATATCTTGTTTAGtcgataaattaaaataaaattttaacttatcAGTGAGTCAAGATTCTAAAATTATTTAGATTGTTGGTTGGTTTACATGGAAAAATCAGGAAGAGCAAAACACAAGCAGTTCACGCAGTTAGCTGCTGACCTGCTGAGCGCCTTGGAAGGCATGATAGTAGCAGGATACGTAGGTCATGATAGCCCTTTCGTCCGGCTTGGGAGTGTTGATCAGATCTATATCAGAATAGAATAATGTGcaggtaaataaaataaagcaaaCTGTCAAACGAATGGTCATCGGTAAGTTCCTGAAAGGTGTAAGGTTTGTTTACATATTTTCCCCAGAGAAAACTCGAGgtaatcaatttttctttgtcGACCAAAGTGCgagtattttaaaaactagaaAATTCGACCTTGCTTCTAACATATACGAGCACCTATTCAGCGACTGCATTAAAAGGCGCTAAACGAACGTTTATAACCGCGGAACAATAAAAACACAGCCCGTGAAGTTTTAAACTCCGTGACGAACACATTGTTCAAGAAGAGGACGATGGCGACATTATAGAAAACCAATTCACCGTTGCTAAGCGTTTGTCCGactcgaaaaagaaaaaccgaTTTCTGAAAACTATCATTATAAgagagttaaaaaaaagaaataatggCCCAGATGGTGTCTTCCATACCGTCGGGATCCAACATGCGAGGAATGTCGAGGTACTTCTCGGCGACATCGAAGGCCGTGTTGAGGTTCTCGAGTGGGTTATCCTTGCTGAGCTTGTGATAGTCGATGAGGTCGGGTCGGTGGCGATGGATGAGGGCGCAGAACGCGAGACCGTCCTTGAACGAGAGGTGGAAGTTCTGGACGTTGACGTTCTTGTAAGGCGCGGTCTTGCGTTGACACCAGAGCAGCAGACCTTCCTTGGCCGTCATCTCTTCTACAGAGATGTCCTGGATGGCGAAGCGCAGAATTATCGTCCAGATCATGCCGAGGGTCATCTTGAGGTTGCCGTCAACGATTTCTGCGTTACGAATGATGGAGGTGCGTATACCGCGGTTAGATCTCTTATTCTGTACACGTCTTATCGGACAATGGTTCTACTTTATCGACTTTGCGTGAATTGATTTTTACATTTGTCTATATAAGGACGTCGATGAACTAGAACTCTTTTACACTACTTTAAGCTCCCGTGAAACGTCGAAGGTTCGGTTTGAGCGAGCTTACCTTCGGCACCAATGGACACGAGTTTGACGCCCTTGCTGGCAATGTAGTCCAGAGCTTTGTTGACATTGGCGATCTTGTGGAATCGCATTTTGCCGCGATCGGGCTTTGGTAGGGTCTCGCCCGAGATGACCTCGAGCAGGAGCATGAGCTTCAGGCCGTTCCTGAAGTCCTCCTCGATCGATTCGATGGCAGTGCCTGCCTTTCGTAAGTGCGAGTTGCACCATGCCGTGAAGGTCTGAAAAATGAACGTTTCGTTATTACTACTATCACAAAAATGAACACATGTGTCATTAACATTATTAGCTACGCCTCGGAAAAACGCCGAGCGATAAATACAATAACGATCGCGTCGCGTCGTAATCCCGATTATAAAATGCATGCTTTATGTCACCCCCTTATCAGATAATCATCAAATAGGAG
The sequence above is drawn from the Nasonia vitripennis strain AsymCx chromosome 4, Nvit_psr_1.1, whole genome shotgun sequence genome and encodes:
- the LOC100118107 gene encoding alpha-actinin, sarcomeric isoform X1; amino-acid sequence: MNDMEAYGDGYMEPEEEWEREGLLDPAWEKQQKKTFTAWCNSHLRKAGTAIESIEEDFRNGLKLMLLLEVISGETLPKPDRGKMRFHKIANVNKALDYIASKGVKLVSIGAEEIVDGNLKMTLGMIWTIILRFAIQDISVEEMTAKEGLLLWCQRKTAPYKNVNVQNFHLSFKDGLAFCALIHRHRPDLIDYHKLSKDNPLENLNTAFDVAEKYLDIPRMLDPDDMRNTAMPDERAVMTYVSSYYHCFSGAQKAETAANRICKVLKVNQENERLMEEYERLASDLLEWIRRTMPWLNSRQTDNSLAGCQKKLEEYRTYRRKHKPPRVEQKAKLETNFNTLQTKLRLSNRPAYMPTEGKMVSDINKAWKGLETAEKAFEDWLLSEMMRLERLEHLAQKFKHKADAHEDWTAGKEEMLTSQHFRQCKLNELKALKKKHEAFESDLAAHQDRVEQIAAIAQELNTLEYHDSASVNARCQRICDQWDRLGTLTQRRRQALDEAERILEKIDVLHLEFAKRAAPFNNWLDGTREDLVDMFIVHTMEEIQGLMDAHSAFKATLGEADKEYNSIVGLVREVESIVKQFQIPGGLENPYTTLTALDLTKKWSDVRQLVPQRDGTLAAELRKQQNNELLRRQFAEKANAVGPWIERQLDAVTAIGLGLQGTLEDQLHRLKEYEQAVYAYKAHLEELEKIHQAVQEGMIFENRYTQYTMETLRVGWEQLLTSINRNINEVENQILTRDSKGITQEQLSEFRSSFNHFDKNRTGRLSPEEFKSCLVSLGYSIGKDRQGDIDFQRILAIVDPNNSGYVQFDAFLDFMTRESTDTDTAEQVIDSFRILAGDKPYILADELRRELPPDQAEYCILRMPPYKGPSAIAGALDYRSFSTALYGESDL
- the LOC100118107 gene encoding alpha-actinin, sarcomeric isoform X2, whose product is MNDMEAYGDGYMEPEEEWEREGLLDPAWEKQQKKTFTAWCNSHLRKAGTAIESIEEDFRNGLKLMLLLEVISGETLPKPDRGKMRFHKIANVNKALDYIASKGVKLVSIGAEEIVDGNLKMTLGMIWTIILRFAIQDISVEEMTAKEGLLLWCQRKTAPYKNVNVQNFHLSFKDGLAFCALIHRHRPDLIDYHKLSKDNPLENLNTAFDVAEKYLDIPRMLDPDDLINTPKPDERAIMTYVSCYYHAFQGAQQAETAANRICKVLKVNQENERLMEEYERLASDLLEWIRRTMPWLNSRQTDNSLAGCQKKLEEYRTYRRKHKPPRVEQKAKLETNFNTLQTKLRLSNRPAYMPTEGKMVSDINKAWKGLETAEKAFEDWLLSEMMRLERLEHLAQKFKHKADAHEDWTAGKEEMLTSQHFRQCKLNELKALKKKHEAFESDLAAHQDRVEQIAAIAQELNTLEYHDSASVNARCQRICDQWDRLGTLTQRRRQALDEAERILEKIDVLHLEFAKRAAPFNNWLDGTREDLVDMFIVHTMEEIQGLMDAHSAFKATLGEADKEYNSIVGLVREVESIVKQFQIPGGLENPYTTLTALDLTKKWSDVRQLVPQRDGTLAAELRKQQNNELLRRQFAEKANAVGPWIERQLDAVTAIGLGLQGTLEDQLHRLKEYEQAVYAYKAHLEELEKIHQAVQEGMIFENRYTQYTMETLRVGWEQLLTSINRNINEVENQILTRDSKGITQEQLSEFRSSFNHFDKNRTGRLSPEEFKSCLVSLGYSIGKDRQGDIDFQRILAIVDPNNSGYVQFDAFLDFMTRESTDTDTAEQVIDSFRILAGDKPYILADELRRELPPDQAEYCILRMPPYKGPSAIAGALDYRSFSTALYGESDL
- the LOC100118107 gene encoding alpha-actinin, sarcomeric isoform X3, with product MNDMEAYGDGYMEPEEEWEREGLLDPAWEKQQKKTFTAWCNSHLRKAGTAIESIEEDFRNGLKLMLLLEVISGETLPKPDRGKMRFHKIANVNKALDYIASKGVKLVSIGAEEIVDGNLKMTLGMIWTIILRFAIQDISVEEMTAKEGLLLWCQRKTAPYKNVNVQNFHLSFKDGLAFCALIHRHRPDLIDYHKLSKDNPLENLNTAFDVAEKYLDIPRMLDPDDLINTPKPDERAIMTYVSCYYHAFQGAQQVNMRNTAMPDERAVMTYVSSYYHCFSGAQKAETAANRICKVLKVNQENERLMEEYERLASDLLEWIRRTMPWLNSRQTDNSLAGCQKKLEEYRTYRRKHKPPRVEQKAKLETNFNTLQTKLRLSNRPAYMPTEGKMVSDINKAWKGLETAEKAFEDWLLSEMMRLERLEHLAQKFKHKADAHEDWTAGKEEMLTSQHFRQCKLNELKALKKKHEAFESDLAAHQDRVEQIAAIAQELNTLEYHDSASVNARCQRICDQWDRLGTLTQRRRQALDEAERILEKIDVLHLEFAKRAAPFNNWLDGTREDLVDMFIVHTMEEIQGLMDAHSAFKATLGEADKEYNSIVGLVREVESIVKQFQIPGGLENPYTTLTALDLTKKWSDVRQLVPQRDGTLAAELRKQQNNELLRRQFAEKANAVGPWIERQLDAVTAIGLGLQGTLEDQLHRLKEYEQAVYAYKAHLEELEKIHQAVQEGMIFENRYTQYTMETLRVGWEQLLTSINRNINEVENQILTRDSKGITQEQLSEFRSSFNHFDKNRTGRLSPEEFKSCLVSLGYSIGKDRQGDIDFQRILAIVDPNNSGYVQFDAFLDFMTRESTDTDTAEQVIDSFRILAGDKPYILADELRRELPPDQAEYCILRMPPYKGPSAIAGALDYRSFSTALYGESDL